A portion of the Punica granatum isolate Tunisia-2019 chromosome 7, ASM765513v2, whole genome shotgun sequence genome contains these proteins:
- the LOC116214540 gene encoding pentatricopeptide repeat-containing protein At2g22070-like has product MPKRNEVSCYVMISRYIQNGFHEEALTLFSRMIRDGIKLIIFCLLSIISVLSAVKALQAGMNVHAHVLKTGVDAYVYISSALIGLYCKCGNTRARRLVFDSVASKDEFYWNSMISGYNLNGQMEEAEKLFQIAPTRGNITWNSIISGYMEIGQFVEVSEVMNRMLLSGEVLSEMTFSSVLSACSRTASLKKGKNSHGKAIKLGFVGDVRVGTVLN; this is encoded by the coding sequence ATGCCAAAGAGGAACGAGGTCTCTTGTTATGTTATGATTAGTAGGTACATTCAAAACGGGTTTCATGAAGAAGCGTTGACACTGTTCTCTAGAATGATTAGAGACGGGATCAAACTAATCATATTTTGCCTTTTGTCAATCATTTCTGTGTTATCGGCCGTAAAAGCTTTGCAGGCGGGGATGAATGTCCACGCCCATGTCCTAAAAACCGGCGTGGACGCATATGTTTATATCAGTAGTGCACTCATTGGTTTATACTGCAAGTGCGGGAACACTAGGGCAAGGCGACTGGTATTTGACTCGGTTGCATCCAAGGACGAGTTTTATTGGAACTCGATGATTTCTGGTTACAACCTAAATGGCCAAATGGAAGAGGCTGAGAAATTGTTCCAGATTGCTCCTACAAGAGGTAACATCACTTGGAACAGTATAATTTCTGGTTATATGGAAATTGGGCAGTTTGTCGAGGTGTCTGAGGTCATGAATAGGATGCTGTTGTCGGGAGAAGTTCTGAGCGAGATGACTTTCTCAAGCGTACTCAGTGCCTGTTCGAGGACAGCCTCGttgaagaaggggaagaaTTCTCATGGGAAGGCGATCAAGCTGGGTTTCGTGGGGGATGTTCGTGTGGGCACAGTGTTAAACTGA
- the LOC116212726 gene encoding pentatricopeptide repeat-containing protein At1g31430-like isoform X2, with product MAVSLRSLLSLNPPASLTAYVDKSLSLLRTLSTEGSLTEGTVLHGHLIKKGLSSERFIAVKLLILYLNHRRSREADQIRKGFDGFDLVVQNCLINANFKWGELDEARCLFDEMPERNEVSWTAMISGLMSWGRVRESIWYFERNPFHNVVSWTAGITGMVQNGLNLEALHLFRGLLQSRVRPNSVTFTSTFRACVETGNFRLGMSVLGLVVKAGFEHSVSVSNSLITLFLRMGEADLAKQVFDLMEERDTVTWTAILDMYVESGDLARARRIFDEMPKRNEVSWSAMIARYVQNGLPEEALRLFSRMIQEGIKPSISCFSSIICALSDLKDLRAGTNFHAHVQKIGVEPYVFISTALIDLYCKCGNTGAARLVFDSIPSKNVVCWNSMISGYSLNGQMEEAEKMLQNAPVRNNVTWNGIIAGYVEIGQFDEVFEVVNRMLLSGEVLSKFTFSSVLCACSSTASLEKGKNFHAKAIKLGFLEDVYVGTGLTDMYAKCGDMMSSRKVFDRIPDQNEFSWTVIIQGLAENGFAKESIELFEEMEKTSSITPNELMLLSVLFACSHSGLVDTGLSIFNSMETRYGVKPCARHYTCVVDMLSRSGRLSEAEAFIDSMKVLPEGNAWAALLSACTKFGDEKLAKRTARKLSVIAEKNSAAGHVLLSNMYASLGKWAEVMNVRRLMREKGLKKSGGCSWIENSTAQNFIPISSTTYFMVSTADLETSRLYN from the exons ATGGCAGTTTCACTGAGGAGCCTCTTGTCCCTGAACCCACCAGCCAGCCTCACCGCCTATGTCGACAAGTCTCTCTCCCTCTTGAGAACCCTCTCCACCGAGGGGTCTCTCACGGAGGGAACTGTGCTCCACGGTCATTTAATCAAGAAAGGTCTCTCCTCCGAGAGGTTCATAGCAGTCAAGCTCCTGATCCTGTACTTGAACCACCGGAGGTCGAGAGAAGCTGATCAGATCCGTAAGGGCTTTGATGGCTTTGATCTGGTCGTGCAGAATTGCCTCATAAATGCCAATTTTAAATGGGGCGAACTCGACGAGGCCCGCTGCCTGTTCGATGAAATGCCTGAGAGGAACGAAGTCTCGTGGACAGCAATGATCTCGGGTCTCATGAGTTGGGGAAGAGTGAGGGAGTCAATTTGGTACTTTGAAAGAAACCCGTTCCACAATGTGGTGTCGTGGACTGCCGGCATTACTGGGATGGTGCAGAACGGGCTGAATCTTGAAGCTTTACATCTCTTCAGGGGATTGCTCCAGTCTAGGGTTAGGCCCAATAGCGTGACTTTCACTTCCACATTTAGGGCGTGTGTAGAGACAGGCAATTTTAGATTGGGGATGAGTGTGTTGGGTTTGGTTGTAAAAGCTGGTTTTGAGCATTCTGTCTCGGTTTCTAACTCGTTGATCACGTTATTCTTGAGGATGGGTGAGGCCGATCTTGCTAAACAAGTGTTTGATCTGATGGAGGAGAGAGACACTGTCACATGGACTGCGATCCTGGATATGTATGTTGAATCAGGGGACTTGGCAAGAGCCCGGAGAATTTTTGACGAGATGCCAAAGAGGAATGAGGTCTCTTGGAGTGCTATGATTGCTAGGTATGTTCAGAATGGGCTTCCTGAAGAAGCATTGAGGCTGTTCTCTAGAATGATTCAAGAAGGGATCAAACCAAGCATCTCTTGCTTTTCGTCAATCATATGTGCATTATCGGACCTAAAAGATTTGCGGGCAGGGACGAATTTCCATGCCCATGTTCAAAAAATTGGTGTGGAGCCATATGTTTTTATCAGTACTGCACTCATTGACTTATACTGCAAGTGCGGGAACACAGGGGCAGCGCGACTGGTATTTGACTCGATTCCATCCAAGAATGTGGTCTGTTGGAACTCAATGATATCTGGTTACAGTCTCAACGGCCAAATGGAAGAGGCCGAGAAAATGCTCCAGAATGCTCCAGTGCGAAATAATGTCACTTGGAATGGTATAATTGCCGGTTATGTGGAAATTGGACAGTTCGATGAGGTATTTGAGGTCGTGAACAGGATGCTGTTGTCGGGGGAAGTTTTGAGCAAGTTCACATTCTCGAGTGTGCTTTGTGCCTGTTCAAGCACAGCCTCGTTGGAGAAGGGGAAGAATTTTCATGCGAAGGCAATCAAGCTTGGGTTCTTGGAGGACGTTTATGTGGGCACGGGATTAACGGATATGTATGCAAAGTGTGGTGATATGATGAGTTCAAGAAAGGTCTTTGACCGGATACCCGATCAGAACGAGTTTTCTTGGACTGTGATAATTCAAGGGCTAGCCGAGAATGGGTTTGCGAAAGAATCTATTGAACTCTTTGAGGAGATGGAGAAAACTTCCTCAATCACTCCAAATGAACTGATGCTCTTATCAGTCCTGTTTGCGTGTTCCCACTCAGGCTTAGTCGATACAGGGTTGTCAATCTTTAATTCAATGGAGACAAGATACGGGGTAAAACCATGTGCAAGGCACTACACATGCGTGGTGGACATGCTCTCTCGATCAGGACGACTATCTGAAGCAGAAGCCTTCATCGACTCCATGAAGGTTCTGCCTGAGGGCAACGCATGGGCTGCCCTATTAAGTGCGTGCACAAAATTCGGGGATGAGAAATTAGCGAAGAGGACTGCTAGGAAGCTCTCAGTGATTGCTGAGAAGAACTCTGCAGCAGGTCATGTTCTGCTCTCAAACATGTATGCGTCCTTGGGAAAGTGGGCCGAGGTGATGAACGTCAGGAGGCTGATGAGGGAGAAAGGGTTGAAGAAGAGTGGTGGGTGCAGTTGGATCGAG AATTCAACTGCACAGAATTTTATTCCCATCAGCAGCACAACCTACTTCATGGTTTCGACAGCTGATTTGGAGACATCAAGGTTGTACAATTGA
- the LOC116212726 gene encoding pentatricopeptide repeat-containing protein At2g13600-like isoform X1 has product MAVSLRSLLSLNPPASLTAYVDKSLSLLRTLSTEGSLTEGTVLHGHLIKKGLSSERFIAVKLLILYLNHRRSREADQIRKGFDGFDLVVQNCLINANFKWGELDEARCLFDEMPERNEVSWTAMISGLMSWGRVRESIWYFERNPFHNVVSWTAGITGMVQNGLNLEALHLFRGLLQSRVRPNSVTFTSTFRACVETGNFRLGMSVLGLVVKAGFEHSVSVSNSLITLFLRMGEADLAKQVFDLMEERDTVTWTAILDMYVESGDLARARRIFDEMPKRNEVSWSAMIARYVQNGLPEEALRLFSRMIQEGIKPSISCFSSIICALSDLKDLRAGTNFHAHVQKIGVEPYVFISTALIDLYCKCGNTGAARLVFDSIPSKNVVCWNSMISGYSLNGQMEEAEKMLQNAPVRNNVTWNGIIAGYVEIGQFDEVFEVVNRMLLSGEVLSKFTFSSVLCACSSTASLEKGKNFHAKAIKLGFLEDVYVGTGLTDMYAKCGDMMSSRKVFDRIPDQNEFSWTVIIQGLAENGFAKESIELFEEMEKTSSITPNELMLLSVLFACSHSGLVDTGLSIFNSMETRYGVKPCARHYTCVVDMLSRSGRLSEAEAFIDSMKVLPEGNAWAALLSACTKFGDEKLAKRTARKLSVIAEKNSAAGHVLLSNMYASLGKWAEVMNVRRLMREKGLKKSGGCSWIEVKSSVHSFYSEDGSHSQFREIYELLELLRSEMLIVC; this is encoded by the coding sequence ATGGCAGTTTCACTGAGGAGCCTCTTGTCCCTGAACCCACCAGCCAGCCTCACCGCCTATGTCGACAAGTCTCTCTCCCTCTTGAGAACCCTCTCCACCGAGGGGTCTCTCACGGAGGGAACTGTGCTCCACGGTCATTTAATCAAGAAAGGTCTCTCCTCCGAGAGGTTCATAGCAGTCAAGCTCCTGATCCTGTACTTGAACCACCGGAGGTCGAGAGAAGCTGATCAGATCCGTAAGGGCTTTGATGGCTTTGATCTGGTCGTGCAGAATTGCCTCATAAATGCCAATTTTAAATGGGGCGAACTCGACGAGGCCCGCTGCCTGTTCGATGAAATGCCTGAGAGGAACGAAGTCTCGTGGACAGCAATGATCTCGGGTCTCATGAGTTGGGGAAGAGTGAGGGAGTCAATTTGGTACTTTGAAAGAAACCCGTTCCACAATGTGGTGTCGTGGACTGCCGGCATTACTGGGATGGTGCAGAACGGGCTGAATCTTGAAGCTTTACATCTCTTCAGGGGATTGCTCCAGTCTAGGGTTAGGCCCAATAGCGTGACTTTCACTTCCACATTTAGGGCGTGTGTAGAGACAGGCAATTTTAGATTGGGGATGAGTGTGTTGGGTTTGGTTGTAAAAGCTGGTTTTGAGCATTCTGTCTCGGTTTCTAACTCGTTGATCACGTTATTCTTGAGGATGGGTGAGGCCGATCTTGCTAAACAAGTGTTTGATCTGATGGAGGAGAGAGACACTGTCACATGGACTGCGATCCTGGATATGTATGTTGAATCAGGGGACTTGGCAAGAGCCCGGAGAATTTTTGACGAGATGCCAAAGAGGAATGAGGTCTCTTGGAGTGCTATGATTGCTAGGTATGTTCAGAATGGGCTTCCTGAAGAAGCATTGAGGCTGTTCTCTAGAATGATTCAAGAAGGGATCAAACCAAGCATCTCTTGCTTTTCGTCAATCATATGTGCATTATCGGACCTAAAAGATTTGCGGGCAGGGACGAATTTCCATGCCCATGTTCAAAAAATTGGTGTGGAGCCATATGTTTTTATCAGTACTGCACTCATTGACTTATACTGCAAGTGCGGGAACACAGGGGCAGCGCGACTGGTATTTGACTCGATTCCATCCAAGAATGTGGTCTGTTGGAACTCAATGATATCTGGTTACAGTCTCAACGGCCAAATGGAAGAGGCCGAGAAAATGCTCCAGAATGCTCCAGTGCGAAATAATGTCACTTGGAATGGTATAATTGCCGGTTATGTGGAAATTGGACAGTTCGATGAGGTATTTGAGGTCGTGAACAGGATGCTGTTGTCGGGGGAAGTTTTGAGCAAGTTCACATTCTCGAGTGTGCTTTGTGCCTGTTCAAGCACAGCCTCGTTGGAGAAGGGGAAGAATTTTCATGCGAAGGCAATCAAGCTTGGGTTCTTGGAGGACGTTTATGTGGGCACGGGATTAACGGATATGTATGCAAAGTGTGGTGATATGATGAGTTCAAGAAAGGTCTTTGACCGGATACCCGATCAGAACGAGTTTTCTTGGACTGTGATAATTCAAGGGCTAGCCGAGAATGGGTTTGCGAAAGAATCTATTGAACTCTTTGAGGAGATGGAGAAAACTTCCTCAATCACTCCAAATGAACTGATGCTCTTATCAGTCCTGTTTGCGTGTTCCCACTCAGGCTTAGTCGATACAGGGTTGTCAATCTTTAATTCAATGGAGACAAGATACGGGGTAAAACCATGTGCAAGGCACTACACATGCGTGGTGGACATGCTCTCTCGATCAGGACGACTATCTGAAGCAGAAGCCTTCATCGACTCCATGAAGGTTCTGCCTGAGGGCAACGCATGGGCTGCCCTATTAAGTGCGTGCACAAAATTCGGGGATGAGAAATTAGCGAAGAGGACTGCTAGGAAGCTCTCAGTGATTGCTGAGAAGAACTCTGCAGCAGGTCATGTTCTGCTCTCAAACATGTATGCGTCCTTGGGAAAGTGGGCCGAGGTGATGAACGTCAGGAGGCTGATGAGGGAGAAAGGGTTGAAGAAGAGTGGTGGGTGCAGTTGGATCGAGGTGAAAAGTTCAGTTCATTCGTTTTATTCGGAAGATGGATCTCATTCTCAGTTTCGTGAGATATATGAACTGCTAGAGCTACTAAGAAGTGAGATGCTAATTGTTTGTTAG
- the LOC116213229 gene encoding uncharacterized protein LOC116213229 isoform X3 has product MANFPTPSNRSAATHSYVWKGKQWCQETFEAADSLIFRGALGSSNPAQAHCKSSLSDATWRDSKAAAIVGIAKPLNGDICCSWFAHITAASPTHAEAQAILIAVSLALNHN; this is encoded by the exons ATGGCAAATTTCCCTACTCCATCAAACAGATCAGCTGCGACTCATTCATATGTGTGGAAGGGAAAACAATGGTGTCAAGAAACTTTCGAAGCAG CAGATTCGTTGATCTTTCGTGGAGCACTTGGGAGTTCAAACCCAGCACAAGCACACTGCAAATCTTCACTCTCAG ATGCAACTTGGAGAGACTCTAAGGCAGCAGCCATTGTTGGTATAGCAAAGCCCCTTAACGGAGATATATGTTGTTCCTGGTTCGCTCATATCACAGCAGCTTCTCCAACCCACGCGGAAGCACAAGCCATTCTTATAGCTGTCTCCTTAGCTCTCAATCACAATTAG
- the LOC116213229 gene encoding uncharacterized protein LOC116213229 isoform X1 — MNKAMLSKTIWALISKNDSLTMRAMVAKYGKFPYSIKQISCDSFICVEGKTMVSRNFRSSRFVDLSWSTWEFKPSTSTLQIFTLRSFPPLTYLRPHHMSRNSASHLLFIAVTTPPLPSLVFMTKHGGKFTQMQLGETLRQQPLLV; from the exons ATGAATAAGGCTATGCTTTCGAAAACCATTTGGGCTCTTATTTCTAAAAATGATAGTCTCACAATGAGAGCCATGGTTGCAAAATATGGCAAATTTCCCTACTCCATCAAACAGATCAGCTGCGACTCATTCATATGTGTGGAAGGGAAAACAATGGTGTCAAGAAACTTTCGAAGCAG CAGATTCGTTGATCTTTCGTGGAGCACTTGGGAGTTCAAACCCAGCACAAGCACACTGCAAATCTTCACTCTCAGGTCCTTCCCACCGCTGACATACTTGAGGCCCCACCATATGAGCCGCAATTCAGCTAGCCATCTACTATTTATCGCTGTTACAACTCCACCACTCCCCTCTCTAGTGTTCATGACTAAACATGGTGGAAAATTCACACAGATGCAACTTGGAGAGACTCTAAGGCAGCAGCCATTGTTGGTATAG
- the LOC116213229 gene encoding uncharacterized protein LOC116213229 isoform X2, producing MCGRENNGVKKLSKQAVRLTLGLHFSRFVDLSWSTWEFKPSTSTLQIFTLRSFPPLTYLRPHHMSRNSASHLLFIAVTTPPLPSLVFMTKHGGKFTQMQLGETLRQQPLLV from the exons ATGTGTGGAAGGGAAAACAATGGTGTCAAGAAACTTTCGAAGCAG GCGGTAAGGCTGACATTGGGCTTGCACTTCAGCAGATTCGTTGATCTTTCGTGGAGCACTTGGGAGTTCAAACCCAGCACAAGCACACTGCAAATCTTCACTCTCAGGTCCTTCCCACCGCTGACATACTTGAGGCCCCACCATATGAGCCGCAATTCAGCTAGCCATCTACTATTTATCGCTGTTACAACTCCACCACTCCCCTCTCTAGTGTTCATGACTAAACATGGTGGAAAATTCACACAGATGCAACTTGGAGAGACTCTAAGGCAGCAGCCATTGTTGGTATAG